Genomic window (Vigna unguiculata cultivar IT97K-499-35 chromosome 10, ASM411807v1, whole genome shotgun sequence):
TAGAAGGAGAAAAAGAGAGGAGTAGGTCTGACAGGTTTATTATATTACAAGAAGAAAGAGTTAGAGAGAAACAACAAGTGTTGATGATGATTTAGGAAATTCATTATATCTatatttctctcttttctaTGACTTTTTTTTCCCTCTTGGTGTCACAAAACATTGGGCATCCACTAATCTTTTACCTTGTAGACCAAGGATATTTGACACCCTTTTTATGTCGTTCTTCTTGTCACATAATCTACTATACCTACATCAAAGATGCTTTGCGGTCTCCTTAAACCTATTTGACATTTGACACGGAGAGACagagagaagaaagaggaaTTTAAGTATGGTGGGTAAGTTGATGTGATAGGGAGAGATAGGGAGAAATGCCGTGTTTGAATGATATGGTGTTCAGGCATCATTACTGAATAACATTAGGGTGTTCATTAATCCTTTTCCTTGAGCAGTTGTAATGGTTTTGCTTTGGTGATATATTTGTTGATGGTTAAGCGTGTATATTTGTGTCTTATGGTGAATTTGCTAGGGCCTGGTGTTGGAGGGGATTATGGTCCTTACAGGCAGTCTGAGAGGAATTCTTTATACAAACAATATGCACAGAACCTACACCAATCTGGTCATGTTTATCGCTGCTTCTGTTCTAATGAGGTTTGTTTTGGAACTTGCTTAATGTGAATGTAATGCTCTGGACTCTTGTAACCTTTGATGATTTAGCATGTTTGCATGTATTTGGGAGGGTTTTAGTGGTGCACTATGGTTGTGTCTGTGTATTATGAAAGAGggagtatttttaaattaaaaattgtttaaaataatgattattgtGTAAATTTTTCCAAACAATTTATTAGCTTTTTTCTGTAGAATTGCCTTTTTAAAGCTTGAAGAAATGTTCCAAAATTATGAGAAATAGCTCCCCAAAATGGAAACTTATGAagctgcaaaaaaaaaaaaaaacattttcctgAAATAAGCTAATATGAAGCACACACTTAAGATATTGAAGTGCCATTTTTGCCCATGTGCTTCAAAATGTGTCCCATTAGACTATTTTCCCTTCATTGTACGAAATCctttttttaaagatttgacCTGACGTAAAAGCTTCCTCAGCTTCAATTTTTGGTTCAGTTTATTGAGAGCTGCTTTCAGAAAGGTTTCTTATTTTGGGATGTATACCACTTAAAATGAAGTACAAGATTATGAGGTTGGGCCATTGGAATTTGGTCATTTTAACCGAACTAGTTTTGGTGCTTTTATATCTTCGATCATAAATGCTAAGGTTACCTATTATTGTTGCCTTTTGTTTATTTAACAGGAActggagaagatgaaggaggATGCTAAACTAAAGAATCTGCCACCAGTGTACACAGGTAAATGGGCCAGCGCAAGAGATGAGGAAGTTGAAGAAGAGCTGGCAAAAGGGACTCCTTATACATACCGGTTTCGAGTCCCTAAAggaagtttaaaaattaatgaccTAATTCGAGGCGAAGTGAGTTCTTTCCATAATTTTcagatttttcttcattttctcatgagcgataaaaataaattccttCATTTCTTTGAATATACAAGAATCAACTGATATCTTTGAAGTATTTTATCTTATCCTATAATTTTGTATCAGTGATTCCCTATATctttaaatgttttttgttCCAGAAAAATTTACCAATTTTGATATTTGTGCATAAAAGATTCTGTTTGATTGTTAATTTTATTGACATAAAAGCCTTTAGCCTAGAGGgttatattttcatttgtgACATGATACATAGATCACTTACAGGCATAACCTGATTATGCCATGTGATCACTTTACAGGGGATAGATATCTAAGGACTGCATGCATTTCAATGAAGTtagggatgaaattgaaaaatatttgtcattgggaataaattaaaattggctAATTGTCAGAGAAAGTGTATTTTCgcctttgtgtttttttttttttcacacatttGAGTTGTGCAAGTCATTTAACAAAATATGGAAAATGATGCATGAGATTTCTTTCAAAATAACATTTACTGGCTATTAACTTACCTTTGGTAGTATCTTGAAGGTTAGTTGGAACTTGGATACACTTGGAGATTTTGTGATAATGAGGAGTAATGGCCAGCCTGTTTATAACTTCTGTGTAACAGTAGATGATGCTACCATGGCAATTTCCCATGTTATCAGGTAGTGATTATAATTTCTTAGTTAATCAGAATGTTTAAGATTGTTTTTTCactgatttattcttttaaatattttgaattcagGGCAGAGGAGCATTTACCAAACACTCTAAGGCAGGCATTAATATATAAGGTAAAATACAAACCAtgtagcatatatatatatatatatatatatatatatatatatatatatatatatatatccccttTTACAACCTCAAATTTTCCTTAAAATTCAATGTGTCTATAATTGTTTGTTTCTCAATTCAAGCCAAcaccaaaattaaatttgaatttacttaaaatattgaTTGAACTTGGTATTATTTGGCCTATCGTCAGAACATGTGTAGATCAGAATGCATGGTATCACTGATAAAATttaacttgtatttttttaagtgattcatATATTATCAATTGGGATGTCAATGTGGGCTTAAACAATTCGTCAAGAATTTACTTAATTTTCCTCATTCATttgtaattcttatttttaatattttttcctaaGTCATGCATTAATCTAGGTTACTAATTCAGGTTTGTTTGACATCTGCACATGAATGTGTTTACAGGCACTAGGATTTCCCATGCCTTTGTTTGCACATGTTTCCTTGATTTTAGCTCCTGATCGGAGCAAATTATCAAAACGACATGGAGCAACATCAGTGGGTCAGGTGAGGTTGATTTATCATTTATCCATCTTGAAATTGTGTTGTGATTTATGAGGTCTCACTTGATTCTCTTTCCTTCATAATTTTACTATGTAAGTTCCCAGAAAGTTTCCTTCATAATTTTACTATGTAATTTCAAACTCTAATAACTGCTCATTCACAGTTCCGGGAGATGGGATACCTACCGGAAGCAATGGTGAATTACCTAGCATTATTAGGTTGGGGAGATGGGACTGAAAATGAGTTTTATACACTTGGTCAACTTGGTTAGTGATTTTTGTTACTCTACTTTTTGAGAATActatcataatatttcatatcttGTACTATTTTGTTTTCTGAACAGGAAATTTGCTTGGCAATTTTCATAATAACGTATTTCTTGTGTAAACAGTTGAAAAGTTCACTATTGAACGTGTTAATAAGAGTGGTGCTATCTTTGACTCAACGAAGTTAAGGTAATTTCTTGTTTTCTGCCTACTTTGTAAGCATAATCGGTGTATTATTTCCACAGCTAGCCTATCTCCTGCATTTTGAGCTCAAATGGGTCAAATTTCTTTCAATTACTAAATTTCTTACCATTACTAAATACAGGCAGGTTTTGTTCTGAATGGAAAATTATTGCTTTTCGTGCATCAAGTCTAGGATGAGGAGTGCTAGCAGCATATTCTATGACACACTTTCTTCAACACTCTTTTATTGTTACTACATAACTGACACTTCTCAAGTCCAAATTCCTTGCTGTGATTTTGGTGCTGTACATTCAAAATACactgattttgatattttgaaatatattaaaaacttttttgatatattaaaatcagTGTATTTTGAAGGGATAACTCCAAAAACCCAACAGAGAATCCAAGTTCTCATTTCTCTTTCAAAGTAAATGTTGCATTTTATGATTGTATGTACAATgagtttatttattcaaattgtaATATTAGGTTCTATAAGTGGCTGTTCTCAGGCATTGTTGATAAAAGTAAACAAGTATTACAATTAATGTCCCTGTAATATCCTTTTTGCCTTCAATTTAGGTGGATGAATGGTCAACATTTAAGAGGACGTCCGTCAGAGGAGTTGACCAAACTTATTGCAGAGTACTGGAAGACATCTGGCATACTCACAGTATCAGCTGGGCCTTTTATTGATGTGAGATCTAATTGCATGCTTTCTTGATTCAGACTCCTTATAAATACAATCAGCTTAGCTTCATTTTCTGAAGCATAgtgattttttctttaatatggTTTTGTCCCATCTTGCAACAATGGTTGAATAACAGGAAGCAGTTCAACTACTTAAGGATGGCATTGACTTGATAAATGATGCAGACAAGGCCCTTACTAACTTGCTTTCTTATCCTTTGCATTCTACTTTACAGAGGTGATAATACTCATATTCTTCTAAGAGGAATTTTTCAATTGACCTTATAAAATGAACAACTTGTGGATTTAGCTTTGCAAGTCTTAGGGTCACAACTAGTTGTGCTGGTTATATAAATGTGCATTATATCTGTAGATAAATAAGTGTTACTTTGCAATGGCTGCGGTATTTGCATTACTTATTTAGTTACAACTCTCTACATGTTGGTGGCAGCGATGAAGCAGAACCTCTCTTGCAAGATAATCTTTCTGAGTTTGCTGCTAGCCTCTTGGCAGCCTATGATAGTGGTGATCTGGTGGCAGCACTTGAAGACGGCCATGACGGCTGGAAATCGTGGGTGAAAGGCTTCGGTAAATCGCTTAAGCGTAAGGTGAGCTGAATTGGACAGTcttaaacacttttttttttctttttttttcatcgaCAAATGTTAATTGTTAGTATTTTGTTAATGGAGGGAATTGAAAATACAATCTCTTCCGCCCTTCCTTCCAAATCCATCAAACCAACCTTTTAACTCCCACGTGTTAGTGGAGAGAATTGAACCCACCACCTCCTTCTGGCTTTACTACTAAACCACCTTATAACTCTGTCTTAAACGTCTTAAACACCACTTGCAATCTATTGATGAAGGATTTTGGAAAAAAAGTGTTCTTTTAGCCTCTAATTTTGGTCAAATGTGTTTAAAGCCAGTTGTACTTTTCATGTTAAAGAGTTTGTTCATCAAACTAAACATTTGCACTTTCATGTTAAAGGGAAAATCGCTCTTCATGCCTCTCAGAGTTCTGTTGACTGGAAAACTTCATGGACCTGACATGGGGGCAAGTGTTGTATTGCTCTATAAAGCTGGAACTAGTGATGTAGTGGCTCCTGAAGCTGGCTTTGTGACATTGGATGAAAGATTCAAAATGCTTAGGCAAATCAACTGGGAAACATTGTCCAAGGATCAACCTGTCAAAGAAACTGCTGCTTCTGTCTAACTGAGATTTCACTATCAAGGTCTATCAAATAAAGCCATGGTGTTTTACACTTCTGTTTCATGCAAATTTGAGTACAGAAATCTGTTTTTTGTAGTTTTCCCGAGGGATCTTGTTCAGGCTTAATAAtgagtttcatttttttatatagaagTTTGTTGCTATGTTCCTAGATGTATTTCCTGGATACATGGATATTTTGGAatgatgtatttattttttgaactaTGAGTAATGATTGAGGAGCTCAAATGCATGTTTAGTCTCAGCTGCTATGATTATGCCTCAAAATTATTCACTTTGTATGATGACATCACTGTTTGTCTTCACTTTTCTCTCCCACAACCCATTTGATATCTCCCACGTTGTAACTAGatctttttttgtattattctaTCTTGCGCAATGCATTATCAACAATAATGAATGTGTAACTTTTAATGCATGATTATGGGGGGTAAAGTTTCCTTTTTTAGCTCAAACCACCATCAAGTTTTGTGAAGAACTGAATAAGCAGAGATTTTAGAAGTGGTTTCACTGGTTTTGTGGCTACTTGTAGTTTCATGGGTGGATTTTGTGGTGCTTTGTGATTGATGTTCAGAGGTAAGTATGGAGGTTGTGATATAGGAAGAGGCAAAGAgaccaaataaaataagataaacaaaaaatatatttttcatttattttaaaatcattgatCTAACTGTTAAAATATGCTCTCCCATGTTAGGgcaaaagaaacaaacaaatatcATTCACCTCAGTAAAATGTTAAAGTTAAATGTATATctgtttgatttaattttattttacagttTGGTTTAGGTCTATTTTTGtggtaaaattattaaatattttataataaaagagatatattataaaagaaatcatgtattattaatgtttacttttaagatataatttgaataataatagtACATGTcctaaatcaaataaaaaaaaactaaattttggaTCAAATAACACATTACATGTTTcatgtcaaataaaattttatataaataagaaactaaaattacatcataaaaacaaaatagcaaAAATCCATCGATAGGTATTTCCAACTACTACAATATGCAAAAGTTAAAACACTTTGTGTTAATAGTTTAGATGAACATTTCTTgcattagaaaataattaataaaataagtcaTTGATCATATACTATTATAAATCTTTGGTAAGAGAGAGCTGTAAAACCTAGCATTCAACAACTATAGAAATCTTTAGTAATTTCactcataataaaatataatataaacaattacaAGACTAGTAATCTTTTAgtcttttgcattttttataagacgaaagtaaaataagataattttaaatgatACATCAACTAGATAGAAAGCAGGATTGGATTCTTGTTAATACATTAGTTTTCATACTTGTTTGTTGCTTAATATTATGCAGAGTTAACAAGCGTAGTCAAAACAATATAACTTGAGAGAACTTACTAATTAATTAGGATGGTGCTCATGcaaattactaaatattttagtaaGTAGTTTCTATAGCTACAAAAATTTATGGTGCATTCTCTAGGTTCTATAGCTGTTTCATAGCAATGTATTCTTCTGTTTGATTAAGACACAGGAAAAGCCGTGATACCAACGCAAACATTCTCTATTCATTGAGAAAAACATTAAAGAAGAATTTGAGTAGAAAAACATTAACGAAGAATTTGAGTAGAAAAACATTAAAGCATCATGACATTGGttgtagtgaaaaaaaaaatacaaggtTTCTTCACAACAATACCGATCCCTATATCAAACTTTCTTCCTTTGTTCAATTCCATTCTTCAGGAGTATGCAACTTGCCATGTAATGAACATGAGCTTGAATCCACGTTAGACATTCTCTTGTCAAAGGCACAACCTAAGATCCAAAAGAAATTAGGTTAATAATAAAAACCATGTTGATACCAAAGGCTGAACAACTTAAATTCTAGGAAACCTACcagaaaagtaaaaatattgaCAGAATTCATGTTTTTAGTTGCTATACAAACAATCTGTATACATTTTAATGCCTCCGAGATGATGCTTTTAATTATCTTCATAGAGTCAACTCATTCATGTCGACTTCTAATTTTTCAGGTTGATAAACATCCTCTGAGAAGATGAAATGCTTAGTTGCACCAAACATGCTGGCTATATTCAGAATTACACTCTCATACGAGTAAGTTGGAGGCATGGCAGGCATCGGAAGAGCAGGGACACATGTCGGAAGGAATTTGTTCTCTTTGTAAACTGGTGCATATAGGGTCAACACTTCATGACAAAACATGAATCTGAACAAAGTGAAGCAATCTTGGCATAAGAACATAAGAGTTGCAAACTTAAAAACACAATTCACgtgaataaaaatgatttaatagcCTCATGATGTAAAAGTAAGTCAACGATCAAGATATTTACAACAGAAACTTTGTGTATCAGTTAAGATCTAATGATTTTAGTTGAGAATATTTATAAGTCTTCCTGCGCAAACAACAGAATTTGCGTACACGGGCAGAGTCAGACTAACTTCGAGTTATCCATTGTTACAACCAAAAAATATGGCAGCCCAAGATTGAGTTTGGATAATTTGAAAAGGTAATTCAAGTGATTTAAAAACTGTTGAGTAGTGTACTGTGCTCTCACAAAATAGAAGGAACCTAAAACATTCTTCAATGAAGCATGACAGCACATTAAATCAAAGTCAAAtgtttaacaacattgatgaTGATGTATTGAATGTGTTTAATAACAATGGTCTCCAAAATCTTCAAAATCGTGATAAATcatcaacaaaacaaaaagaattaacAAATACCAACAGAAacacaagaaaataaaagtcacaATGTGCCACAGATGGCATGGTAGTACAGTTTGGAACAGCGAAGCGAGAGAACTATATGgcagataatataataataatacatatcaGAGCAGGAATCAAGACAAGTTTTACCTCAAAATAAGCCTCCTAATGAAGGGATCACCTAAAACCTGCCCCCAAACAGGATTAAGTGTGTCTGATATTGCCAATGCTAGCCCCCAGGTATTTAGTGAAGTTGTGAGTATCGTTTCAGCTTTGTTGAATGTGTCCTATAGTCAAATTTAAGTTGCTGAGCATATTAACTTTCCACTTCCAGCGAAtgaaaaaatacttttttcttaaaaatggaACTTGCTAGCATGAAGGAAGAGGGCACTAATTACAGACCACATCAATATCAGTGTCTGAAAGTCCAATCAGAAGACAGAAAGCTTGCAGCGGAGCTGTAAGAAACATGGTGAATAGGCTCCCATTTGGATGATGTGAGCAGTCAGACACAGCAGGAGAACAGCTTGGTGAAAGGAGCATTGCAACTGTCTCTCCCTTTTCTGCGTCTGCTATGACCTGCATATTTTGatgaattacttttaaaatgcCACAGAGTAATCACAGCATGCAAAGAAGGAAAATTGTATCAATGACCTCTTCCAGACTAATGAATATTTTTCCATTACACAATTCCTAAAACTAACTTGAAATACCCAATTGTATCAATCGTAGCAATGAAATAATCACATAGGTATACATGTGCTTGTCAATACCAGGTTGCGGCACAAATTGCCAGCACTAAAAATGCAAGTATAGTGGTATAGCATATAGCAAGACCACTATACCAAAGATTATGGATGCAAGATAAACAATTATTTGTTCATGTAAACGCAAGTTGTATTTGTTCGTTGTGTAATTGGTATGTGATTAGAACCCTGATAGAACCACACGATAAAACCTAGCTATAATAGCTGGAGAGCCCAAAGCCTTATTATTAGAAACACTGCACTAGAATTCCATGCTACCAATGTGGGACTCAAGCAGTTCCATACCTTATTAGAAACCCTAAACTAATCATAACAGTATACTATTGCTAAATTGTAAATAATCACTTGGGAAAATCGTTTCATTTTTAAGTTTGCTGGCAATGCCATTCTCAAATAAAGTATCGGGAGATTCACAAGGACAAAAAATAACAGAACCATTGGCTTTCCTATGGACCATGCTGAAGGTTTCAGAAGGGCCGAAGTAGCCAAACCAAGCCCCAGGATAATTTCGAATACCATTTAGGGACGACACTAGGTATTTGCGTTCATATATAATAACTACCTGTTACCAGCTTTCttctgaaaaaataattatattgttacCAACCGGGTACCCACAGATTATTTACACCCACAAATAGCCACAATAGTcgatattgttttaaaattttaaataagatattaaaattattcattaaaatattaaaaattgattttaaatatagttCAAATAAAAGTGCATTACAAAAtataagttcaaataaaattagTCTTTGTAAGAAAATTCAGATAAGTTGCAccacaaaatataaattgtaataaaattaatctctttaaaaacaatttaattctataggtttaaataaaaacataaacctataaaataaaaaataaacaattatttaattattaatattttccaCACCAATAATTTGACTTTGATGattataacaatattaaaataaaaatcattaacaatgaataacaaatatttgagAGATAAATACCATGATACTTATCATACCCACGTCATCGacaattgaataattaaaagataCCAATTTGATATCCATTGCATATTTTATCTACAGATATCTTTGGGTTAGGATTACTCTGTAGCAGTTCGTACATAACTTTTGTAATACCAAGTAAACTGTCGTTTTCCATTAGTTATTTGACAGCTGTACATGTAACTAACTGAGTTAGTAACTGACAGGGGTTAGTATTTATAGATGCATCGTCTGTACAACTATATAAATACCTGATCATTCATTGTTTGTAACTGAGAATTCATTTTTCCAgaatacaaaaacatttttctaaattatctaTCAACTCTAACATGAGTACCAAAGGCAGTAACTCTAACCCTATAGATTCTAACAAGAATCCTCCGCGGCCATTGCATGCAAAACCTATACCTTCCCCCTAATTATTAGGTAAAGTTAGCATATATAAATACTATAGATACAAGTATTAGATACAAAAACTTATTTGAAACAAATTTGATTCGATAAATATATAGAGTATCTGAGGCTTGCCTTAAACGCGTTGCTGTTGTCATTATCAATGACTAAAAGAAGTGGTCTTCTAGTAAATGGTAGAAAGTCAGAAGGATATATGCAGTTTGATCCTGAAAAAGGACTGGGTTAAAGTATTCTGCAATTCCAACAAAAAAATCATGTGACATGAACACTGGAATTATCATCTTTATGCAAATTTATGGGCTACAGACTCATTGAGATATTACAAGAATTTTTTCAATGTATACCCAAGATCATAATTAATCTCTTCTAATCAATTTGCTTGGACCTATTTTCGAAAAAATTGATAATGACTTAAGGCTATTTATGAACGGAGCTGATTTTCACGAATACTTCTCACTCTATGCATATGGTTTTAAAAATGGACCCACAGAAAGCATCTGTACAAAATATGTCACGAACCAATTATGCTAAAAGCTTATGCAGTTAGCTAGGGGACTATTGATAGTTTTGAATAACACATTCCATAATGTGGCAGGCACAGACATGGAATATTTACAATTTCTATTAGTTATTAAGAATACAATTGATATGGATTCAACCACTACCTACTTGGTTTCAACCCTGTCCATGTAATGTGTATAATCTGCAATTTGCAGAGAAATAGTGTCTTCTGCATTTCCAACGCACTGATCGCTATCACATGGAGGATAGTAGCACCCATGccagaaatataattttactgaaaaaaaaaaggatcaGGACTTATGGTTGGCCAATTTCAAAACAACCCAAAGGCCTCCTTCGCTTCCAGTGCTGTGGTAGCAACCTTAGCTCTAAAACCATTTCCAGTGATCTTTTTGGTGAACCAcaaaatcaatgttttttcaTTCTTGTTCCTTCCATTTTGTAATTTTCCCTCCTCTTTCCAAACATTCTTCATCTAGTTCATGCTCTGTCTTTACAGTTCttcatttcatgtttttatCTCTcctttttatgaatattattttctatttggtgCTATAGTTTTTTTTACAGTTCTCTCTTTTTAGAATTTCATAACCAATTAATCGTTCTCAGGTTTGCTTAAAAAACCTTGTTCCCAATTATTTTTCACTTACAGGACATTGTCAAGCACCAAAAACTAAAGCAATGCATCCTCAAGCTCTGTTAGTAATACTAGGAGGAATAGGATGGAAACACTGCACATTTGTCAAAGCAAAAAGAAGATATTTTGTGATTACGGAAAGAAGATTGTGAAAGAAGGAATTACAAGCGAAAAACAACAGTTAATGGGAAAGAACGGAAATGCTGCAACTTATGCACAGCCTACTGATTCTATCACTTTATATTCTGCACTGAGTTGACTTATTTCATTTCCCCTTTAACTGGTTTATCCGTTAGAGAAATTGCTCAGTGTCATTCAT
Coding sequences:
- the LOC114167230 gene encoding glutamate--tRNA ligase, chloroplastic/mitochondrial codes for the protein MALLSGGTPWSKLVAPPIFHRSHAPRTFLFFKRRRFSVSALSEQPPVRVRFAPSPTGNLHVGGARTALFNYLFARSKGGKFVLRIEDTDLERSTRESEEAMLKDLSWLGLDWDEGPGVGGDYGPYRQSERNSLYKQYAQNLHQSGHVYRCFCSNEELEKMKEDAKLKNLPPVYTGKWASARDEEVEEELAKGTPYTYRFRVPKGSLKINDLIRGEVSWNLDTLGDFVIMRSNGQPVYNFCVTVDDATMAISHVIRAEEHLPNTLRQALIYKALGFPMPLFAHVSLILAPDRSKLSKRHGATSVGQFREMGYLPEAMVNYLALLGWGDGTENEFYTLGQLVEKFTIERVNKSGAIFDSTKLRWMNGQHLRGRPSEELTKLIAEYWKTSGILTVSAGPFIDEAVQLLKDGIDLINDADKALTNLLSYPLHSTLQSDEAEPLLQDNLSEFAASLLAAYDSGDLVAALEDGHDGWKSWVKGFGKSLKRKGKSLFMPLRVLLTGKLHGPDMGASVVLLYKAGTSDVVAPEAGFVTLDERFKMLRQINWETLSKDQPVKETAASV